A segment of the Ochotona princeps isolate mOchPri1 chromosome 16, mOchPri1.hap1, whole genome shotgun sequence genome:
CTTGCGGTCCCTGGGCGGCTCCTTAAGGGCCTTGATGATCAGGGCAGAGGCCGACGGCACTACCTCGATCTGCGCTTGTCGGTTCTGGATGGTCAGCTTCACCGTGATCCGCAGGCCCTTCCAGTCCCCGGTGGCCTTGGCAATGTCATCTCCCACCTTCTTCGGAGACAGGCCCAGGGGGCCGATCTTGGGGGCCAGGGCGGACGTGGCACCCACCTCGCCGCCGGTGCACCGCAGGTACACGACTTTAATCTCGTTAGGGTCGAACTTGGGTGGCATGGTGGAGGCGCCTGGTGTCGGATGAACCCGGATTCGGGACGACCGAAGAAAGTTGCACCGCGGCCTCCTCCGAGCCGAAAACCAAAAGCCACATTCCACTTTCTAGGAATTTGAGTCCTCGAGATAGCTCCTGAGTAGGATCTTccggtatttgtccttttatctGTAACTTACTTTACTAAGTCTCTTTGATgggctttttctttcctcttaaaaAATGCTTTTCGTGAGGCGGTCCTGAACTTAGGTTTCATATC
Coding sequences within it:
- the LOC101518648 gene encoding large ribosomal subunit protein uL11, with product MPPKFDPNEIKVVYLRCTGGEVGATSALAPKIGPLGLSPKKVGDDIAKATGDWKGLRITVKLTIQNRQAQIEVVPSASALIIKALKEPPRDRKKQKNIKHSGNITFDEIVNIARQMRHRSLARELSGTIKEILGTAQSVGCNVDGRHPHDIIDDINSGAVECPAS